GGTCAGCAGTGGACATTACCTGCACGTATAGACATCCCAGCTGGCACAACGTCACAGAAGTATCCTGGTTCAACAAATGGGAGTCTGGAGTTACTACAGATCTAAGCCAGGACCCAGAGTATGCAGGTCGTGTGAAGTACCTTCCAACTATAGACAAGGACTCCACCCTGAgaatcacagacctgagagagagtgaCTCTGCTGAATACAAGTTCAGATTTACAACAACTGCAGTAAAATGGGGATACAGCTTCCCTGGAATAACTCTGAATGTCACAGGTAATACTGTCCTTACAGTATTATATCATCTAGTCTAAGTCATTATATTATTGGTGGAAATAATGATGATTGTGCTATTTTGTCTTAATTTACTCCTTTTCAGACTTGCAGGTGAAGGAGACTCCTGGCACAGAGGAAGGGAAGgtgacactgacctgtagcaccacctgtactctgactgaAAACAccacctacatctggtacaagaacggaCAACTTCTCACCAACCCAAACACCCAAGATAACTACCTCTACCTAGACCCAGTCAGCAGTGAGGACGCAGTCAGCTACTCCTGTAGAGTTAAAGACCTCCGTTCTCCTGTTACGTTCGTTGGGGAACCAACGTCTTTGAAGAATGCAGTTGTAGGAATCATAGTGGTTATTCTGATTCTCATAATCTGTCTCTTTGGGTTCATGTGGTTCAGGTGAGTGAGATGAATTTATAATTTTTCACATTCTGTGGCATAATCGATCAAAATATGTATATTGCTTGATTAATTGTTCATTTATTAACTTATACATTTTTTCACAAATCAGGAAGAAGTTCTCCAAATCCACCTCTGACACAAGAGACAGAAGAGATACAGCAGAGAATGGACCGGTGAGTTTGTTGGAGTCAGTTGACTGAGAACTGCAGTCATCTGTGTATAGATGACTCAATGACTGGTCATATTTTTCACCCCTCATGTTGTCTGTCCTCTCTACCCATCAGAGAGACACTAATCCAGTGTATGACAACATCTCAGGCATGGCCATGGCCATGGCCCCTATTGTAGCACAGAGAGCGATCATAGACGAGCAGGATGACGTTACCTACGCCATCATCCAACACAGAAACCAGGAAGTGCCTCTGGACTCCACCGTCCCACTGTCTCACACCCAGAAACAGGACCAGGATTGCCAGTACGCTACTGTGAAATTCAACAGCCACAGTGCTGCTCAATAGACATTGGGCGGGATTCAATCCAATCATGGGTTATAGGCATTGTGGCTTTTAATGAAATTCATGTTTTGAAAAAATGCTTTATAATTCCTCAATTAGAATGACTTTGATTTTGGCTTGAACTATCCTTTTAAATAAAAGTATAGGCCAAACTGTTCAGTCcatattctactgttctattatGGTCAGAGGGGATAAAATGTAACGTCTGGAGagtgatgggtgtggagtcagacgCAGAGAGCAGAAGGTTGACGGgaaaaacgctttaatgtccttTCGAAATGTAACCAGTTACAAACATGGGTGAAGCCCAAAACACAGGCGCAACAAACCCAAAACCATAGTTACTCAAATACcggacagcgaaaacccaaaagaacacaaacaccaCTAACGTGAAATaacaacaagcccgcacaaacaccagcgggctaaacaaacttaaataacacccatcctaaaaccccaacaaggaacaggtgaaaacaattagacaaaaacaaacgaaaaggaaaaagggatcggtggtagtgtcaggacccggtgcgagaaacagtcactaataattggcagaacccagaagatgaggcagacacagcagtactagagatggtggtttaataaaaatagatatcttccaaaatac
The DNA window shown above is from Salvelinus fontinalis isolate EN_2023a chromosome 40, ASM2944872v1, whole genome shotgun sequence and carries:
- the LOC129839953 gene encoding sialoadhesin-like isoform X3 gives rise to the protein MALRTAGSVLVVFLWSVAGVLGQNCFNVTYTHQSICAVKGSTVELPCTYQHPSNHVVSEPNWYIQEKCNEAPKILSSVPEYAGRAEYLGTKKKDCNLRITDLRERDSAEYKFRFKTQNAEWGYSFPGTTLTVTDLQVKVSSSTEEKKRTLTCSTTCLLTDNPNPTYIWYKNGQHLHDPTPQQYSCNTLVVWCYSTDSYSCAVKDHEDFLAPTVCVHGQSCLNVTYTKRSICALKGSAVDITCTYRHPSWHNVTEVSWFNKWESGVTTDLSQDPEYAGRVKYLPTIDKDSTLRITDLRESDSAEYKFRFTTTAVKWGYSFPGITLNVTDLQVKETPGTEEGKVTLTCSTTCTLTENTTYIWYKNGQLLTNPNTQDNYLYLDPVSSEDAVSYSCRVKDLRSPVTFVGEPTSLKNAVVGIIVVILILIICLFGFMWFRKKFSKSTSDTRDRRDTAENGPRDTNPVYDNISGMAMAMAPIVAQRAIIDEQDDVTYAIIQHRNQEVPLDSTVPLSHTQKQDQDCQYATVKFNSHSAAQ